The sequence AATTCTTGGACGCAACGGAGGACTGCCGGAAAAAGAGCTTCGAAAATTGTTGCGCACGGGGGCCATCTTGAAAATATCGTTtatataacaaattaaaatactcGATCTTAGTTGAAATTATCGCAACGCGTGTGCAAATGATTCCAAATATGCCACCATACCACCTTCTTCGCACGGAGTCGGGGGTTGGGAGCTCCCAGAGCGCAACAGTATCCTCGGCCCTCAACGTATTCGCTACGAGGGCGGAGTTATTTTTCGGAACATTCTTTGAAGCCGATTCTTACCTCAGCACTCGTTGATGCTGAATTAATCCTTTGTGCTAGGTACATGTTACTATGATGTATAAAAGCCAAAACTTGGGTGCCCTACCGACCGTTCAAGCAGTCCGGGAGGTTCGTGTAGCGGCTGGCTCCAATGCGCATCGGGGACTAACGGCATAGCCACCTAGCCActttctaggtggctatggtaACCGTCACTCCTCCTGAATGCACCTGTGTCTTCAACAAAGATCATATACTCTTGGACTTCAGCGCACTATCGGCCGGTTTGGGAGCTCTTCTTCATGACACTTGTCGGAACAAGCAATGTTTAGTTGGTTGGAAGAAAGAATGGCGGCGTAGCGATGTCGATGATAACGCTTCGAATGAGAGTTTTTGGGATGAGGAAATGAGGTGGCGTCGAGAGCCCGTAAGTTAAAGTCGCGGATTCAACTTTATTCGCGGGTTTTTCTAAAAAAACAAGTGCTTTTTggttgtttcaaatttaaaaagtagCGAAATGATCAAAAATCCTTTCAAAATCGTGGAAAAATCGCAGAAAAagtcaaaaacattaaaattcgcGTAAATACTGAAAATGTGCTAAAATTCGCGAAAAGTTGAAAATTTCGCGTTCGCGAGAATCAAGGAGCCCTGCTGATATCCCATCCCTTCAACATAGGTCAGCGCGCTCAACGTCCTtagttttacgtttttttttgttatttagtaattttaagaTTCAGAATAATAAGAATTCATACTTTGTTAGGAATTTGATTTTATTGtcatatttaatcaaaactaGGGCTTGTCTATAAAATCAGCGTTATGATGAGCcagttaataaattataattccacaaaattttctaaaacaataGTTTTTTGGTAAAACTAACTCCATAAATCAAAAAGCACGCCAAAAAACGTGTAATGTGGAATTTTCAAAGTAATCCcacaaaaatctgatttttgttcaAATGTTTCGCGTTCCGGGACCCTGTGCGACTAGTTAACTGATTCGTTCCTTggcgaaataataattattcatggtggaaaaaataaaaaaaagcactgttccacaaataatttaatgctgtccactagtttcaacggcttagcgtcattatcaataaaaacagaaaaatcacaTACAATATAGCGCCTTATGTATCCAACagcgggaggaggggaggggaaagacGGATTGAGGAAATGGGGAGAATCAGGGAGTTGggtcaaaggaaaataaatgtaaaacagCGAGGAGGGGAGCAGAGAGATGGTCagtttaaggggggggggggaggattagTAAGGAAAAAGTCTGATTTTAAAACAGTTGACAAGAAGTGGGAACGTATTAAAACTTCAGTCATGTCTTTTAATTGTAATGCTAAGTGTTTGAAAGTACCAGAAAAACTTCCATATTTATGCAACCCGAAGGTCACTAATTATAGACCCATACACTCGGTTTCAAGgagcattggcgcagcgaggggggtttttgggggataacccccccccccccccagagctcagagaaacttttaagtttaatccgttttacttcatttgattaattaaCTAATAGAtgagtttaaggattaataaaatctccctcagaaagccataaaactcaccattttgaaccatttatcttaaaaaatttctgggggagggctcctgcacctcccgcttatcctggcgagTATACCACACACACCAGGTctatttgcacctaaaccccacccccctagccttaattcctcgctgcgcccctggcaaGGAGGAAGATCACCGTCGCGACGGTGTATTGCAGTTGAGTGGGTTGCATACATTCAGGTGttttcctgttactttccgtCGCTTACATCCCGAAATGCGctgagcgttggcggctgaaacaaaaagtACACCTCATAGGTattcatttcctatcacctaccaaaatttgaacgagatctgttGGACACACTTTAGGGACTTTCCTTGTTAGTGCAATtggcaaatagaccactgtaaaggccgttttacacggggcatgtacttgcacaatctgacgtgtgtacgaaggcgcagtcaaaattgcgttgcgtgaagcggtgaattgctacaacacatgtgagaatgcatggacgtgagatggtaaaatagcccctgttctaatttcattcatgcattcgcgcaattccacgccattttagaaattaatgcagttctaacctgcgcaattccgtgctccgtgtaaaacggccttaagggacGTTGGAGTTACACTACATGCACAACTACAACGTCTGTGGTTGATGTCACCTTTCTGACCGGTATTCACTTTGGTACCATCATATTCGATTCCTTTTGAACTTGATGTGTCCATTTTTCCTTTCGCAAAGAAATCGAGAATCGCtgattttttaacttttgcaTATCCTCCTGCGGGGGAGACAAACCCAAAAAATTGGGACACCGGTTCCTCCGCCAACACCACATGTCTCTCTCTAACTTTTGATTGATAAGTCATCTTGCCAATTTTCATCAGTAAAAGTATGTCATCCTTCCTTCCATCAAAAAGGATCCCTTTGATGATGAAACTCTTTGATTCCTCTTTTTTTGCTTTCACAGTATCTAGCATCTATTTCTGCCTACGTAGATAATTCCGATCCACTATGTAGCGTTCGAATCAGTGCGCGCTACTGCCGAAAGGCTTGGAGGGAGACAGGCTGAGgcagtggcgcatcgagggggtttgggggttaaaccccccccccccagagctcaaagaaatatttaagtttaatccattttacttaattggattgatattactaatagaatagtgtaaggattaataaaatatccctcagaaagccgtaaaacttacaattttgaacagtttatcttaaaattctgcaatttattaatctcgcacctaccgcttatcctggtgggtattccatatccccacacaccccggttttagttgcacctaaaccccccccccagccttaattcctggctgcgcccctgggcgGAGGACCCTTGGCACCGGCAGAGTAACGGGACCCTGGGATGGAGGTGTAGCGTTCGAATCAGTGCGCGCTACCGCCGAAAGGCTGTATCAATTTTGCACGTCAACGTAACCCCTTCTTTGGcttattcacatttttctatAGGTTGTAGTACTTCCtatggtaccgctaaatccatttagtcacagctccCTCCGGCGTTATTGGAATAGAAGCGCGTCtacaaagttcgcacacctttctaGCCACTCGAGTGGCCTTTTCAAAAACCGTAGGCTCATTGTCTGGGTTCTCGGATCTCAAAATATCgcgaacaaaaaaaattcatcacttctctaaaagctggtaacatcgattttttcAACGTCGACGAGACGCCAAAACAGGGAAAAGTCGCCTCACtacgtattttttttttctttctgccgATTTCTAATATCAAAGACTATTGCTCTCCTAGGTGCACACGCAGGATAAATTTTGATTGTGGGGGAAGAGGCGAGGGGGGAGGGGACCCACcgtacagtgggctgaaatcgaaagaagctggccaaaaatgatttttttcacttttaatttaggaaaaaatattatagtttCTAATTATAGAAATACGAGTGATAACAGAACTGAAATAactttatttctaagtcatttTTAGCGCGGTCTTTCAAGTTAATACAACATGTTCTCAATTTTTacctatttctttaaattatactGAAGCATTTTGCTGagtttatgttttgttttaaaatgccttaattaaaagaataatataataaaaatcaatattcttAGAATGccttgaaaggaaattttttattccattcatagttttaataacttttaatcaAACAATTCACATGtcatatttttcacgtatttttagcATAGTGTacaagaaaactttgttttttcacTCTGCTACGGAAGGTGTTTTACACCACATTTAACAAAGTGtcaaatttaattctcaaaagaaaaatcctgccccaacctgccaccccacctctcctatcaagttatgtgcgtgagtGTCCAAACCCCGATgcgaaatactgcaatgtttgcTCCCCGAgcagataattataattaataatttggatGTTGTCAGGACATTTGATGATATTGCTATTCTTTTAGCTAATTATAAGCGAAACTTTATTGTAGtcaatcctttttttattaactttatggtttgtttaaaatattaaagtttttcgctttttttacctaatgctaggatgaAAGTAGCTACCGACACTTGCCGTGCCTGCCCTATTTACTCCAggaagtctatattattagatGGAAAAAATTTTGCTCCAACTAGAAACCCTACGATTTTTCGTGGTAAatcaaaatgatgtcgggcggttctCAGGACCTGTGTCCCGCAATACATGGGGTAGGCAATCGGTCAACTTGAGTGATATGCGTAGAATTTCGTtcgagagactggattttccctgaATCTTGAGTGCATTGAACTcaattacttattatttgcgttgcctttatcagtggcgcagcgagggggggttttgggggataaaccttcccccccaaagctcagagaaatgttaaagtttaatccgttttacttaattggatcagtattacttatagcatagtgttaggattaatcaaatatccctcagaaagccgtaaaactcgccattttgaaccattattcttaaaatttttctgaaggacAGCCCccagcaactcctgcttaccctggcgggtatgcaatacccccacacttctaagtattacttgcgcctaaaacccccctagccttaattcttaactGCGCCCCTGGCCTTTATGGTATATAACCTCTTCAGATGGTTCTACCCTTGGGTCTTTGAGCGGAAGCCGTGTGTGGACGGCAACAAACTTAACGGCTTGCGCCCCCCCTAACTCTTTGTCCTCCTCGGCTACCCCATTATGCACCTAGACTTgttcttatattttgaaaatgtgcgAATTTTTCCAGTCTACATATTGGGTTTTTCAAAATATGCCATCCACGAGTGGTCAGCAACAGTCTCCCTTCTGAATTCCTTGTTGAAGTCTGTGCCGAAGGTCATTCACTGTATAGTTGCCCAGCCATGGATACACGAAAGTGACTCACCTAGATTTACATAGTGTGGTCTAGGCAAATAAAGAAGTGTCCATAAGGCAGATGAACCCATTCGTATTAaagtttttacacaaaaaacgTTTTTGGAAGGAGAGAATAAGTTAAAAACTTTGCTAGCAGCCTTCATTTGAAAAGTGTTTTCGAGTGAAGTTGAGTTCCTATCCCTTCCCAACCATTTTCCCAATGTACCGTGGGAAGGACCGCACACACTACAGTACAGATTAGCAAAATTTCAgatattttggtgaaattataTCATGGCccaaaatacattaaattattattaaattcagttttattataattatctctTTGATTTGATACCTTACACAAAGGAAATCGGTTTATATTAACCCACATTGGTTTTAACTCTCATAGAAAAATGGAAGGATGTGTTAGTACCTCAAGGGAATGGAATATGAGTGCTAGCAAGTGAGGGACGGACTAGTTTGGGTAAGAAGGGAGGGTTGCCTTTGGTCCCATTCATGAAAGAAAGATAATGGGAAATGAGCGGACAAGAGATCATCCAACATTCATGTACATATTTCCTGCAGTCACCAGTGCACTTGTACATATATGTTTTCTTCAGCTGAAGGTTTACttgtaaatacatacatattacctCTTATCATTTGATGTCAAATGTGACACTTATAACCGTAATAGTTCTAAGGTTGAATTTAAAGTTCTCTCTCAGAATACCTCAGGCAATAACAAACAGGGCCGCCCACTGACTTCTTGTGGCCCAGGGTAGAGTTTGGGCATGAGGCCCTCCTCCCCCGAAGAGAAATAGCCCCTTTAATTCTGTGGCCTGGGACATCTTGCTCCATCTGCATCCCCCCCCTCTGGGTGGCCCTGATAACAAGAGAGCCAAATGGTACCTATTTCCAAGATGCATGGGGTGCACTTCACCTTGAAGAGGTCTTTCGGCACTTAAGTTGTGATAGATATGAAGGGGTAGTTTCGTCTCTGACCAATGAAGGATACAAAGATTATCAGGGTAAGTAAAAATAAAGCATTTCAATACTACATAAGAAGAGTATACttaattctttgttaaaactttcgcaggtgctcgtcattataaataaaaacttttgggctatgtcgccgcgtcaattcttgggtggtccCAACGTATCCCCAcggatgctggtcgctttttcaagggattctgaatCTGAAgggaatcccttgaaaaagcgaccagcatcggtcgggaaacgttgggaccacccaagaattgacgcagcggcatagcccaaaagtttttattcataatgaagaGTATGCTTCTTTAGTACAAGACGTCAGGTCGATCAGTCAGGCACATAGCCACGTGAAATCACCAACCCAAGGACACCTATTCTCTGATTCTCTGATAGCTGCACTTTATATCATCATCTCATCATTACAGGTCAActatccaaagattggtttgaagaagctttccactcaattctacagtcagcttatcttttcacgcctaagtatttcttctttttcatttcataatgtctgccaatAATCAGCGGTGAATTTCGCTCTCAGCACCATGCGAACAAAGTATAAAggttatttaatgaaatgaatgctTTTCCCATGCATACAAATTGACCACAAAATGTCAGTATAGATGACCAGCACACCACCCCAGTTCCCTCCGAAGCAAatttcatgctatgtgcctgccTGAAACTTGTCCTGATGAGTTAGATCAAGCCCTCTTTCCAACCATGCAAGGACCAGTGCTTCAACAACGAGGTTTGTGTAGACGGGTAAGGCTGAAGCTCACTCAAAGGTAAGTCTCAAGCGTGTGTATGCCACACGTTCAGAGTAGGGGGAACAGTTTCcaccccaaggccacctcactctTCCAGGAACTTAAGGCTTTGGAACTCAAAACCCTTAAGCCAGTAGGTCCCACCCTACTGGGCCATCAAACAACCAAGTAAAACATATAAAAAGACATGAACTCAAATGAAAGACATTTCTGGCATGCATAAAAGAggagagttattgaaaaattagCAACTTACTCATCTCTTTCGTCTATCAGGCTCAACTGTGTGAAAGTTCATTTCATCGttaacgaaatgaaaaactttgttataCTCCACCAATTTATATTTAGGTACAACTATTTTCTACTATTTACTAGCTTCGATACAGCAGCCTAACTGAGGATGATGCCGCTTcgtcgaaactagtcatacctAAAACTAAATTGgaggaatacaacaaagtttttcatttcgttgACAATAGCAAATTAATCTTAGCTCGCCAGAAATAAGAAGGCTTGTCATGCTGGACTAAGCCATCCGTGACGTCATGGTCTTCTCTTTCATCAAAGGGAGATATGAGGTGTGCCGGTGAGTGGTCTAGTCTCACAATGAACTATGTGAGGCCGAGGCCTATGCAAACCTGAGAATTAGCTAAGAATCAGTGACCCACTCAACATGAGCTACTGGCACCATCAACTTATCGGTGAGAGGGTTAAGGCCGGTGATTTTTCAGCACAAATAGCTTGAGATGTAGGCAACGAAATGGCGAAAAAGGTCATtacttacaatagggtagtttccttaatcaaagaaaacaaaaggcattgattgcgatttgttacccacgattagtgttttcataatatacaaattatttagttttagaaatcctagtttagacgaatggcaatggtcaaatttaactgcatttgaaaaaggccagattggcacctatgcgatgccactccacgtgacgtcacagggacctagtttctatgcgagtacataggagttttgcatccgagtccgagattaccaatgcatgcatgaggcacagagctcagggaaacatatcttaataatcacctattaaaactgcttatggttggaaagtttcctttgtttgataaggcactaataatccttatttaagccaagcactacctgctagcagggtactccgctaccagatagcagcctgcatcgtagcggcgcacatatcctcaccccaaggtcaactcacacagTGACAgtaggaaccagaatgacgtcacatgggcttttcccagcattcttacttagccgttgcattttcgcacacttgaaaaattttactattcatttaatcgttaaaaatagatatcgccatttaaaaatctaaaagcatgaaatgcgtactccacgagtaataatctttcgatttaggcaataaaaaaataataggaaactaccctattctacatCATTCTTATAGTATTCAACAGtagagaaaaaagaacaaaaggaCTAATTTCTCAAACAAAAAATGTTTACTGGATGGTTTCAAGTCTACACAAAGAATCATTCCCATCACCACACATTTCCTAAGTTTATCTTGTAAAGACTGTCATTTAAAAGATGCAACTTTTAGAAAATTTTAGTACAGAGGTAGCACAATGACATCATGAATGCACCATTTAATAATGAATCTagtgcattttaattattataatcacAGACCCAATAAATCGAAAAATGTTCTATCTCTGAGCAACTCGAGCAAAAACACCAGGCTTTCCAGGAGTGCCCAATTACACATACATACCACCTAGCATCAAGTAAAAAATATAGGTATCATGTGACCCCTGAGATACTTTCAAGCACAATATTTATACTGAGGTTTTTATCAGCCAAATTGCACTTAAGTCCTTTTGTGGTTATCATGATAATTATTCAATAGAGGTACATTACAAGCCCATAGGAGCAAACTTGTAACAATGTAACTTGTCAGTCTAAATAGAATGAAAAGTGCACAATCAAGTCGATAAAAGAAGCAATCCTTGATCACAAATAGATGTGAAGTAACTATGAGGCAGTGACCACTCTCAGCTAACACAACTTTCCTAGAGTGCTGTGTTTCAATTATTGATCATTGCTGTATTAGACAATCACCTTTCAACTTGACTATAACAGGGTTAATTTAATGATAAGTTACATAGTAACTCACCTAGGCTCACAATCAAAACAAGAATGATTCACATTCTTTggcttaaacttaaaagtttcctCATAAAGGTTTGTCATTAAAAGtttgtacattttataatatataacAGCCACACTACACAGATACAGTAGATCAAATGCAAAGACAAATATTCTAACCCAGACATGAATTTTAacatcatgtaaaaatatttaaaaccgttctcatcaaaaatagaaatttgtatGCAAACTGGCTATCACGGTGAAAAACATGAATAGGCCAAGAACACCATACCATAAAAATAGACTAAGGTACGTTTTTTTCCCAATCAGTGACAAGTTTGTTGTAAAATGTCACCCGTGATACCTTCGCAACATGCACTTTAGTGGACAGCTTCTTATTACTCAACAGTGATTAAATACATTATTCGTTATCAACCTAATAACATTGAATTATGTTTGAACTTCATATTAGGTACCAAGTGACACTCTTAAGATCCCAAGTTTGAGTATCCATACTTCAGTCATAGTTGGTGTTGTTCCTCCTTTCCAGATCTCTTATTTCCAAAATGTCGGTCTTGAGTTTCAACTTCATTATCTCTCTCCAAATCTCCTGTCTATGATCGGGATTCAACACGCCTAACCTTAAAAGCGTGCTCTCATTTACTCGCACCAAAGTTCGACCGGTGATATCGTGCTGAAATGGTAAACACAAGACCGGTTTGTGATTTTCGGACTTAAGTCGCAAGTAGACCATTCTCTTACGCCACTTGCCACACTCTTTGTAAACAATTAACTTACTTGTAAAAACCTTTCCCCATATGTAGGATAAAAATCACTACAGTGCCTCCTAAACCATTTCTGCACGTCTACAGCAGTCCATAAATACACTGGCCTCGGTCGCGCAGTTTTATTCTGCGTAAAAATGAATTACCAATGTTAGTAAATAAGGAAAACACCGACTACTCTGAAGCATCAAAATGAAACTTACTTTTGGTCTTGAAGTCGAATTACTGGAATCATCTAGTATTGTGTCCTTCATTAAAATGCTTTTCTACAGATGAAGTACAGAGAACTAAAATGCCTTCGTTCTGTCACTCGATATATATAAATATTCTGGAGAACTACGACATTGACCTTTCGGAATCCATCCCAAACTCAATTTTATGCACATATGAGCTATTTAGTTATTCAATTTTCGGTTGGCAACTTCTTCGATCGGGCAAAAGAGGGGGTTACTTATCCAAGGGGTATCAAAGCACGTATGCTCCAGAGTGGTCCAGGCTATGTGCTCCTGGGGCGCCATCTAACAAAAAACCTGTAAAGTTTTTCGCCTTTTGGAGCAGTAATGTCACATCCAAATTCAAACATGGAAAAGCGTGTGGAAGCCGTCATCGGTTCTCAGCAGCTGCCCAAAATATGGCTTTTACACGCAATTGAGTCTATTTAAGCTTATATGgcctttttttcagtttttt comes from Ischnura elegans chromosome X, ioIscEleg1.1, whole genome shotgun sequence and encodes:
- the LOC124171371 gene encoding protein aveugle; amino-acid sequence: MKDTILDDSSNSTSRPKNKTARPRPVYLWTAVDVQKWFRRHCSDFYPTYGERFLQHDITGRTLVRVNESTLLRLGVLNPDHRQEIWREIMKLKLKTDILEIRDLERRNNTNYD